A stretch of Aureispira sp. CCB-E DNA encodes these proteins:
- a CDS encoding 4'-phosphopantetheinyl transferase superfamily protein → MITVYHAISSTIETQISLKDLLINLPAHFRERALRYQFSQDAYNFVLGRLMIKKALGALGLPEKLLNEIVYNKEGKPLMKEMSFSISHSKDLVACAFAPTGQIGLDVEYPRKIARAHFRHCFNDREWASIQGDTSMHTFYQFWTQKEAILKANGAGLGQLLNIDIKDATTAYFYNSDISTESVWNLNTFEIGGSSAYACLCTDLATDFALENLNDVDALLDTK, encoded by the coding sequence ATGATTACAGTTTACCACGCCATATCTTCTACAATCGAGACTCAAATTTCCTTGAAAGATTTATTGATAAATTTGCCAGCGCATTTTAGGGAACGAGCGTTACGATATCAATTTTCGCAGGATGCTTATAATTTTGTGTTGGGGCGATTAATGATAAAAAAAGCCTTAGGAGCGTTGGGGTTGCCTGAAAAGCTCTTGAATGAAATCGTTTATAATAAAGAAGGCAAACCATTGATGAAGGAAATGTCTTTTAGTATTTCCCATTCAAAAGATTTGGTGGCTTGCGCGTTTGCGCCAACAGGACAAATTGGTCTGGATGTAGAATATCCAAGAAAGATAGCGAGAGCACATTTTCGTCATTGTTTTAACGATAGAGAATGGGCTTCGATTCAAGGGGATACAAGTATGCACACGTTTTATCAATTTTGGACTCAAAAAGAAGCGATCTTAAAAGCAAATGGTGCAGGGTTAGGACAACTATTAAATATAGACATCAAAGATGCCACTACTGCGTACTTTTACAACTCTGACATTTCTACTGAATCTGTTTGGAATCTAAATACTTTTGAAATAGGCGGAAGTTCAGCTTATGCTTGTTTGTGTACTGACTTAGCAACGGATTTTGCTTTGGAAAACTTAAATGATGTAGATGCCTTGTTGGATACTAAGTAA
- a CDS encoding energy transducer TonB, with protein sequence MKKLLIILFLLGLSKSLFSQHHTSEKTLKNALKSIKKSDGGSSLTYIRNIIELSQFYNHSKDYQNALKQISIADKLISKKITQLKYQYNARLSNPPTIYTLGIKTLITQTKIYNNINYNTLAKHLLHDAAWIDEALRSTDLKLVETILSELFLNFNLEFQSPFFQKKWNIACASQVEVPKELRFLKHIEQAIPSNHHEYSNKQKDIIINLAIFYKKNQFVTELDSILPVVEAIAADTISKIDINTDRLPRFPGCEVKEMSIQEKKRCADQKFLKFIYSNIQYPEKAYKQKMSGIVFIKFTVTATGKIINTSITKDIGGGMWRRGLKSY encoded by the coding sequence ATGAAAAAATTACTAATCATTTTGTTCTTGCTAGGCTTATCAAAAAGTCTTTTTTCGCAGCATCACACCTCAGAAAAAACGTTGAAGAATGCTCTAAAAAGCATAAAAAAAAGCGATGGAGGTAGTAGTTTAACATATATTCGTAATATAATCGAACTTTCTCAATTCTACAATCATTCAAAAGATTACCAAAATGCCCTAAAGCAAATTAGTATAGCGGATAAATTAATAAGCAAAAAAATCACTCAACTAAAGTACCAATATAATGCTCGACTCTCAAATCCTCCCACCATCTATACCTTAGGAATAAAAACATTAATCACACAAACCAAAATCTACAACAATATAAATTACAACACCTTAGCTAAACACCTTTTGCATGATGCTGCTTGGATAGATGAGGCTTTGCGTTCAACTGACCTAAAACTTGTTGAAACTATTCTAAGCGAGTTGTTTTTAAATTTTAATCTCGAATTCCAATCCCCATTTTTTCAAAAAAAATGGAATATTGCTTGTGCCTCTCAAGTTGAGGTTCCCAAAGAACTCAGATTTCTCAAGCATATAGAACAAGCCATCCCATCTAACCACCATGAATATTCCAATAAACAAAAAGATATTATTATCAACTTAGCCATTTTTTATAAAAAAAATCAATTCGTAACAGAATTAGATAGCATTCTGCCAGTTGTGGAAGCAATAGCAGCGGACACAATTTCTAAAATCGACATTAATACTGATCGATTGCCTAGATTTCCAGGATGCGAGGTAAAAGAAATGTCTATCCAAGAAAAAAAACGTTGTGCTGATCAAAAATTTTTGAAGTTTATTTATTCTAATATTCAATATCCCGAAAAAGCTTATAAACAAAAGATGAGCGGCATAGTTTTTATTAAGTTCACCGTTACAGCAACAGGAAAAATTATTAATACATCTATTACAAAAGATATTGGGGGGGGGATGTGGAGAAGAGGTCTTAAGAGTTATTAA
- a CDS encoding MFS transporter: MQKNDPYAALRYSEFRLFLFVRFALVFAWSMQFVIIEWEVYRITQDPLSLGIIGLMEVVPAVGLALFAGHLVDQKEKRNLLAICVIAFLGLSIGLFYTTSPALIGQPNTLYLIYSLVFLGGIVRTFINPTLFALMALIVPKELYPNAATWSSSIWQMSAVLGPALAGFTIFWMGTHYSMFLIIGFIIFALILLLQIKPKAILNPKIGEPVFQSLREGVKFVYQTKIILGAITLDMVAVLFGGAIALLPIFATDILGVGSEGFGILRAAPAVGSFFIMFAVAYFPINKNAGLKLLFSIFGFGLCIIVFGLSTSFWLSVFALFMSGVTDGISMVIRQTILQLYTPDSMRGRVSAVNSMFVGSSNELGAFESGFTAKLMGTVTAVVFGGSMTLITVVLTGLFSKQMRTLDFEQDLKKETESEITDNSDHLIA; the protein is encoded by the coding sequence ATGCAAAAAAACGATCCATACGCAGCACTTCGGTATTCAGAATTTAGATTATTTTTGTTCGTTCGATTTGCTCTGGTATTTGCATGGTCAATGCAATTTGTTATTATAGAATGGGAGGTCTATCGAATAACCCAAGACCCTTTGTCTTTAGGGATTATTGGTTTGATGGAAGTAGTCCCCGCTGTCGGGCTAGCTCTCTTTGCAGGGCACCTTGTAGATCAAAAAGAAAAAAGAAACTTGCTTGCGATTTGCGTTATCGCTTTTTTAGGGCTTAGCATTGGGCTTTTTTATACGACTTCGCCTGCTTTGATAGGACAACCCAATACCTTGTATCTTATTTATAGCTTAGTTTTTTTAGGTGGTATTGTAAGAACATTTATCAATCCAACATTATTTGCATTGATGGCACTTATTGTTCCTAAAGAATTATACCCCAATGCTGCCACATGGAGTAGCTCTATATGGCAAATGAGTGCCGTGCTAGGACCAGCTTTGGCAGGTTTTACAATTTTTTGGATGGGTACACATTATTCTATGTTTCTCATTATTGGATTTATTATTTTTGCTTTAATCCTATTACTACAAATCAAACCAAAAGCTATTTTAAATCCTAAAATTGGGGAACCTGTTTTTCAGAGTTTACGAGAAGGCGTTAAATTCGTTTATCAAACAAAAATTATACTAGGTGCCATTACGCTAGATATGGTTGCGGTTTTGTTTGGTGGAGCAATTGCCTTACTACCTATTTTTGCAACGGATATTTTGGGAGTAGGTTCTGAAGGTTTTGGTATTTTGAGAGCAGCGCCTGCGGTCGGTTCTTTTTTTATTATGTTTGCTGTAGCTTATTTTCCTATTAACAAAAATGCAGGTCTAAAATTGCTTTTCTCTATCTTTGGTTTTGGTCTCTGCATCATCGTATTTGGTCTCTCGACTAGTTTTTGGTTGTCCGTTTTTGCCTTATTTATGAGTGGTGTTACTGATGGGATTTCTATGGTCATTCGACAAACTATTTTACAGCTGTATACTCCCGACAGTATGCGCGGAAGAGTTTCTGCTGTCAACTCAATGTTTGTTGGTTCTTCCAATGAACTAGGAGCTTTTGAAAGTGGTTTCACAGCTAAGCTAATGGGAACTGTAACGGCTGTTGTTTTTGGAGGTAGCATGACCTTAATAACTGTTGTTTTGACAGGATTGTTTTCAAAACAAATGCGTACCCTGGATTTCGAACAAGACTTAAAAAAGGAAACCGAATCAGAAATTACAGATAATAGTGATCATTTAATTGCTTAA
- a CDS encoding PD40 domain-containing protein encodes MKYFVLFILFLSQSILWAQSPNKIKKEAEKLFLEKEYEKSLTEYNKIKEKYIKEIELKYNIGICYFHLNNMDEAIVYLEFYSKNTNKPAPKTYYYLAKAHHALNKFRQAALYYKNHLRTLDADDPQRAQFKRLIVQCTSGPKIEQINSAAIVSTLGVEINSSYDDYRICFNPMEPNTLFFSSNRRTATGGKLNNNNQPDPINGTYRSDIYKSTLVQGTWKQVEALPKRYNTPMSEDIISFFDGGYQMLFSKGFADGHKEVVKENYDEDTIEVILPFAIEASSNYWDGDHFFINDSVIIFASNRPGGYGGKDIYYAAQKDGLWQTAVNLGPNVNTEYDEIAPFLAKDGRTLYFSSNNPLSMGGYDIYKVVFNDSTRMWQRAENMGVPLNSSLDDKDFFLDESGLKAYFCSNRIEGLGGFDLYSAYFRSPKQEQLQKNVSNTFVDALTNITSLAENNASTNALEELTPVKNTNTPVEDGEKVTYSIAPIYYNAETGKIEGSRNTILALQKLLTKHPEATILLSAHSDNSGNKINDLYLTIKQSENLAKQFIEKGANNKQIWIRGCGQNYPIANDQNFDGSPNPIANKMNRRINVDVYNINHLKNQVAINIVEPKVSSVMQNRAYERHQNTLKGLSYKVQVTETATLFNHPIFTQFADATTEKHPKDINVKYMLGLEKSFDKIKRILDQVIQQGFSDAKIIPYVNGVRITEDQAQVLFTEYPDLKHFLEFRSN; translated from the coding sequence ATGAAATACTTTGTTTTATTTATTCTTTTCTTGAGTCAATCCATTTTATGGGCTCAATCACCCAATAAAATCAAAAAAGAAGCTGAAAAGCTTTTCTTAGAAAAGGAATACGAGAAATCTTTAACTGAGTATAATAAAATAAAAGAAAAGTACATAAAGGAGATTGAGTTAAAATACAATATTGGGATTTGCTATTTTCACCTTAACAATATGGATGAAGCCATCGTATATTTAGAGTTTTATAGCAAAAACACCAACAAACCTGCCCCCAAAACGTACTACTACTTAGCCAAAGCACATCATGCTCTAAACAAGTTTAGACAAGCAGCTTTGTATTACAAAAATCACCTTAGAACCTTGGATGCTGATGATCCTCAAAGAGCACAATTCAAACGCTTAATCGTTCAATGCACCAGCGGTCCTAAAATAGAGCAAATTAATTCAGCTGCTATTGTTTCGACATTAGGAGTAGAAATTAACAGCTCTTATGACGACTATAGAATTTGTTTTAATCCTATGGAGCCCAACACTTTATTTTTCTCATCAAATAGAAGAACAGCAACAGGAGGCAAACTAAACAACAACAACCAACCCGATCCTATTAATGGCACCTATCGTTCTGACATTTACAAATCTACTCTTGTACAAGGTACTTGGAAACAAGTAGAGGCACTTCCAAAACGATACAATACCCCCATGAGTGAAGATATTATTAGTTTTTTTGACGGGGGATATCAAATGTTATTTTCCAAAGGGTTTGCAGACGGACACAAAGAAGTAGTAAAAGAAAATTATGATGAGGATACCATTGAAGTTATTCTTCCTTTTGCAATAGAAGCCAGTTCTAACTATTGGGACGGAGATCATTTTTTCATCAATGACTCTGTTATTATTTTCGCAAGTAATCGTCCTGGAGGATATGGAGGGAAAGACATTTATTATGCTGCTCAAAAGGATGGTTTGTGGCAAACTGCTGTAAACTTAGGTCCCAATGTCAATACCGAATATGATGAAATTGCTCCGTTCTTGGCCAAAGATGGTCGAACACTCTATTTTAGTTCTAATAATCCTCTTTCGATGGGGGGCTACGATATTTATAAAGTTGTTTTTAATGACTCTACTCGAATGTGGCAGCGAGCAGAGAACATGGGCGTACCCCTTAACTCTTCGTTGGATGACAAGGATTTTTTCTTAGACGAAAGTGGTTTAAAAGCTTACTTTTGTTCCAATAGAATAGAAGGCTTGGGTGGCTTTGATCTTTACTCTGCTTATTTTCGAAGCCCTAAACAGGAACAACTGCAAAAGAATGTTTCTAATACTTTTGTAGATGCCTTGACCAATATTACCAGTTTGGCAGAAAATAATGCAAGTACAAATGCACTAGAAGAACTAACTCCCGTAAAAAACACCAATACGCCAGTAGAAGATGGAGAAAAAGTAACTTATAGTATTGCTCCTATTTATTATAATGCAGAAACTGGCAAAATAGAAGGTTCTAGAAATACAATTCTAGCCCTTCAAAAGTTGTTAACAAAGCATCCAGAAGCTACGATTCTCCTTTCTGCTCATTCAGACAATAGTGGCAATAAGATTAATGACCTTTACTTGACCATCAAGCAGTCCGAAAACTTGGCAAAGCAGTTCATCGAAAAAGGAGCCAACAATAAGCAAATTTGGATTCGAGGCTGTGGTCAAAATTACCCCATCGCCAATGATCAGAATTTTGATGGCAGCCCCAATCCTATTGCCAATAAAATGAATCGCCGCATTAATGTTGATGTCTACAATATTAATCATTTAAAAAATCAAGTAGCTATTAACATTGTAGAACCTAAAGTAAGTTCTGTTATGCAAAATAGAGCTTATGAGCGCCATCAAAACACCCTAAAAGGATTGAGTTACAAAGTGCAAGTTACTGAAACTGCAACTCTTTTTAACCATCCTATATTCACACAATTTGCAGACGCTACTACTGAAAAGCATCCTAAAGATATTAATGTTAAGTACATGCTTGGATTGGAAAAATCCTTTGACAAAATTAAACGTATTTTAGATCAAGTCATACAACAAGGCTTTTCTGATGCTAAAATTATTCCTTATGTGAATGGCGTCCGTATAACTGAAGATCAAGCCCAAGTTCTATTCACAGAATATCCTGATCTGAAACATTTTCTCGAATTTCGCTCTAATTAG